From a single Candidatus Izimaplasma bacterium HR1 genomic region:
- the yurY gene encoding Vegetative protein 296 yields the protein MATLSIKNLHAEVDGKEILKGVNLEINGGETHAIMGPNGTGKSTLASVVMGHPKYKVTKGEVLLDGKNVLKMSVDERSRAGLFLGMQHPAEVPGVTNSDFIKTAVNARMAEGKSVSLFKFIRELDHAVTDLKMNEDLPHRYLNEGFSGGEKKRNEILQMKMLNPKIAILDEIDSGLDVDALKIVGENVTAMKNDSLGLLLITHYQRLLDYIKADKVHVMMQGRVVKSGGMEIITRIDTEGYDWIKEELGIEDVRVIKEEEERRVMLGVCATKEALDL from the coding sequence GCTACATTATCAATTAAAAATCTACATGCTGAAGTAGATGGCAAAGAAATACTTAAAGGTGTTAATTTAGAGATTAACGGTGGGGAAACACATGCAATTATGGGACCTAATGGAACTGGAAAAAGTACATTAGCTTCTGTAGTGATGGGACACCCTAAATATAAAGTAACAAAAGGTGAAGTATTACTAGATGGTAAAAATGTTCTAAAAATGTCAGTCGACGAAAGAAGTCGTGCTGGTTTATTTTTAGGTATGCAACATCCAGCAGAAGTACCAGGAGTTACGAATAGTGATTTCATTAAAACAGCAGTAAACGCAAGAATGGCAGAGGGAAAAAGCGTAAGCTTATTCAAGTTCATTCGCGAATTAGATCATGCTGTTACTGATTTAAAAATGAATGAAGACTTACCACATAGATACTTAAATGAAGGATTTAGTGGTGGAGAAAAAAAACGTAATGAAATTCTTCAAATGAAAATGTTAAACCCAAAAATCGCTATCCTCGATGAAATCGATAGTGGACTTGACGTTGATGCATTAAAAATCGTTGGTGAAAATGTTACCGCAATGAAAAACGATTCACTAGGTTTATTACTAATTACTCACTATCAAAGATTATTAGACTATATCAAAGCAGATAAAGTTCATGTAATGATGCAAGGTAGAGTAGTTAAATCAGGTGGAATGGAAATCATTACAAGAATTGATACAGAAGGTTACGACTGGATTAAAGAAGAACTTGGTATTGAAGATGTACGTGTAATTAAAGAAGAAGAGGAAAGAAGAGTTATGCTTGGTGTTTGCGCAACCAAAGAAGCTCTAGACCTATAA
- the sufD gene encoding FeS cluster assembly protein SufD — MKSYELIPLKNKEIPNSIKALLTEDLKNYIVLKDGHIIKRKLDESFSGITVETYEDALPEKINIFLDTEYVNDTEGEAYNYNVENVNSGLLIHVPRNTYIEDVLHVFYVQENIELVQNTRIVLEDNSGLKYFEYLSNQTDTAINFVSNAIVKENASLEYTAISKYTKKSVASITRNAFLKRYARANYSVAEVNDGATVSNTNIFLQEDYASGTTKTVAITSNNQEASFTQLVEHLAKETEGYIENYGVANNESALVFEGIGKINKGMKRSIARQSNNGIVLGVNSRLDANPLLLIDEFDVVASHGAAIGKIDDEQLYYLMSRGLSLPVAERLIISGFLSPVLKVLTTDKLKQEFILSVENKTN, encoded by the coding sequence ATGAAATCATACGAACTAATCCCTCTTAAGAATAAGGAAATACCAAATAGTATTAAAGCACTATTAACTGAAGATCTTAAAAACTATATTGTTTTAAAAGATGGACATATTATAAAAAGAAAACTAGATGAATCATTTTCCGGTATCACAGTAGAGACATATGAAGATGCTTTACCTGAGAAAATCAATATCTTTCTAGACACTGAATACGTTAATGATACTGAAGGTGAAGCTTATAACTACAATGTCGAAAATGTTAATAGTGGATTACTAATCCACGTACCAAGAAACACATATATTGAAGATGTTTTACACGTTTTTTATGTTCAAGAAAACATAGAATTAGTCCAAAATACCCGAATCGTCCTAGAAGACAATTCAGGATTAAAATATTTTGAATACTTATCAAACCAAACAGACACAGCAATTAACTTCGTTTCAAATGCAATCGTAAAAGAAAATGCATCACTAGAATACACAGCAATCAGTAAATACACAAAAAAATCAGTTGCTAGTATTACCAGAAATGCTTTTCTAAAAAGATATGCCCGAGCTAATTACTCAGTAGCTGAAGTAAACGATGGTGCTACTGTTTCTAACACAAATATATTTTTACAAGAAGATTACGCAAGTGGAACAACTAAAACAGTTGCTATTACTTCAAATAACCAAGAAGCTAGTTTTACACAACTTGTAGAACATCTAGCTAAAGAAACTGAAGGATACATTGAAAACTACGGAGTAGCTAACAATGAATCAGCCCTTGTATTTGAAGGTATTGGTAAAATCAATAAAGGTATGAAAAGAAGTATTGCTAGACAATCAAATAATGGTATCGTTTTAGGTGTTAATTCACGATTAGACGCTAACCCTTTACTTTTAATTGATGAGTTCGATGTCGTAGCATCACATGGTGCTGCAATTGGAAAAATTGATGATGAGCAATTATATTACTTAATGAGTCGAGGACTAAGTTTGCCAGTTGCTGAAAGATTAATCATCAGTGGATTCTTAAGTCCAGTACTAAAAGTTTTAACAACCGATAAACTAAAACAAGAATTTATCTTAAGTGTCGAAAATAAAACAAACTAG